The Parafrankia irregularis sequence CCGCGACGGCCGGACCGGGCGCTTCGCGGGCCTGGCCTGGCTGTCGGATATCCGACCGGCGGGTATCCGGCCGGTCGGCACGTGAGCGTCGTGGATCCGCGGCGGGCGGAGGGGCTGCGGTCCCGCCTGACCGTCGTGCGGGACAGGATCGTCATGGCGGCCCGCGCCGCCGGGCGTGATCCCGAGGACCTGACGCTGATCGCCGTCAGCAAGACCTGGCCGTTCGAGGATGTCGTGGCCCTGTGCTCTCTCGGTGTCCGGCACTTCGCCGAGAACCGCGAACAGGAGGCCGGGCCGAAGGTCGAGGCGGTGCGACGGGTCCTGGCCACGCTGCCGGCGCCTTCGGCGGCCTCCGGGCCAGGGAACGCAGGCGCCGGGGACACGCCTCCGACCGGGCGAATCACTCTGGCGGGCCCGCCCGACGGGGCATGGTTTCCATCACGTGCTGACGGCCTCACGACCCTCGGCTCGGCTGTCCGTGTCGATGTGCCGGTCTGGCATTACGTCGGCCAGCTGCAACGGAACAAGGCGCGTTCCGTCGCCGGATGGGCACACTGCGTGCAGTCGGTGGACCGGGGGAGGCTCGCCGAAACCCTTTCCAGGGTGGCCACGGAAAGCGGCTCCACCATTGCCGTGTGTATCCAGGTGAGCCTCGATCGGGTGGGTGACGTGGCCGTCCCGTCGGGTGCGCCGGTCGATAAAGCCTTTCCCACCAGGGAGAATTCCGCTGCGTCGCCGCCGGCGGCCGCCGAGCGCGGCGGCGCGCGGCCGGAGGATGTCCCAGCGCTCGCCGACCTCGTCGCACGCGCTCCAGGGCTCGTTCTTGCCGGGGTGATGGCTGTCGCGCCCCGCGGCGTGCCGCCACGCCCGGCGTTCGCGCGACTGCGAGTAGTGTCCGAACGGCTGCGTTGCGACTTTCCCGAAGCGACGATGGTGAGCGCCGGGATGTCGAATGATCTTGAGGACGCGATCGCCGAGGGCGCGACACACCTACGGATCGGCACCGCTTTGTTCGGTGAACGGCACGGTGTCCCTTAGAGTCGCGCCCATGGGGCTCGGTCGCAGGGCGATGGTCTACCTCGGGCTCGCCGAGGAGGACGACGACTATCTCGACGACGACTACGACGACGACGGGCATGATGATGCCGTTCGAGGCGCCGTACGAGAGGATCGGCGGACCACGGTCGACCCGGTTCCGATAGACCGGTCGGTCCGCCGGATCGAAGCACGGGAGGAGCCGGTCGCCATGTCGCGACGTCCGCCAGTGGAGCACCTGCGACCGTCCGCGCCGACTCCGATGCGCCGTGTGGCGCCGGTCGAGGAGCCGCGGCCCTACCGGATCACGACGCTCCAGCCGCGCAGCTACAATGAGGCACGTCAGATCGGTGAGGAGTTCCGCGACGGGACTCCCGTTATCATGAACCTCACCGAGATGGATGACGTCGACGCCAAACGGCTGGTCGACTTCGCGGCGGGGCTGATCTTCGGGCTCCGCGGTGCGATCGAGAAGGTGACCAACAAGGTCTTCCTGCTCTCGCCGCACAACGTCGAGGTCACGGAGACGGACAAGCGACGCATCCGTGAGGGTGGTTTCTACAACCAGTCATAGCAAGGTCAAGACCGTCCGGTAAGGTCGTCAGAGGCTTCCCCACGTCACCTCAGGAGAGAGCACCATCAGCGCACTTGGATCGCTTCTCTTTTGGGTGCTGACGGCCTACCTGCTGCTCCTGATCGTGCGGTGGGTCCTGGACCTGGTACGTGCTCTCAGTCGTTCCTTCCGGCCGACCGGTCCCCTGGTCCTGGTCTTTGAGATCGTGTACACGGCGACGGACCCCCCGTTGCGTTTCATCCGGCGGTTCCTTCCGCCGTTGAGGGTGGGTAGCGTTGCACTTGACCTCGGCTTCCTGCTCCTCCTCGTGGTGATCATGGTTTTGAGGAGCTATGCGCAGGAGCTGTGACGAGGTCATGTGCACACCGCGACCGCAGGCAGGGCAGACTGCCCGCAGACCGCCCTCTCTTCGGGGAGCGGCGATGCCGCACGAGGAGGCGACGTGGCGCTGACACCGCAGGACGTTCAGAACAAGGTCTTCAGCCCGACGAGGTTCCGTACGGGCTATAACGAGGACGAGGTCGACACCTTCCTCGACGAGGTGGAAGCCGAACTGACGCGGCTGCTCGACGAGAGCAGCGACCTGCGCCGCCAGCTCGACGAAGCCCGTCGGTCCGGCGGAGGTGGTCCCGGCGTGCCGGCGCACCTCATCGAGGAGAACCAGCAGCTGCGGCGTCAGCTCGAGGAGACCCGTCGGCATCTCGGCCAGGCCCAGGCGCAGGTGGCGCAGGCGAGCCGCGAGCGTCAGGCGCCGGTGGGGCCGCCCGGTGGCCCGGTCGGCCCCGGTGGCCAGGCCGGTCCCGTCGGTGGCCAGCAGGCCGGCCCACCCGTCCCCGGTGGCCCGACGGCCGTCATGCCGGCCCTGGTCGGCGGCGGCGGCCAGCCCCCGGTCCGCCCCGGCGCCCCGGGAGCTCCCGGGCAGACCGACGCCGACATCGAGCAGCGGGTCGCGCGGACGCTGGTTCTCGCGCAGCGCACCGCCGACGAGGCGCTGCGCGAGGCGCGGGCGGAGTCCGAGCGGGCCCGGCGTGAGGCGCGAGCCGACGCGGACCGCATCATCGGCGAGGCGCGGGCGCACGTGGCCGAGCAGCTCGGTGGGCTCGAGGACGACAAGCGCCGACTGGAAAGCCAGGTCGAGCAGCTGCGGGCCTTCGAGCGTGAGTACCGCACCCGGCTGCGGGCCTACCTGGAGATGCAGCTTCGCGATCTTGACGGTATGCCGACCCAGCCCGCCGTCGGCCCGGGTGGCCCGTCGCGCCCCGGCCTCAACCCCGGTCAGTCGGCACCGACTCCCGTCCCGGCGAACGTTGGCATGCAGAACACCGGCCCGGGGCAGCCCGCCCAGCACCTGGCCGCTCCGGCCTTCCAGACCGGCCCTCCGATCGGCGCGGGAGCCCTTGCCCGGGAGGCCAACGGCCACAACGGCCGCCCGGATCTGGATCCTGGTCGCCGGGAGGCGGCCGGAATGCAGGAGTTCTGAGCCGCCCGTGCTCTTCCCCATCGGCGCCTGGTCCGCAGCGAGCTGACCAGGCGCCGATGCTTTTGTGTGGTCTCTTCCTCGATGCCCAGCTCAGGATCGGTGCGGCATGGTGATGGTCAGCGGTGCTCTGGTAGCGGTTGCCGCGGTGCTCGCGGTCGTGGGTCTGTTCGGTGCCACAGCCTGGACCTACACATCGCTCGTCGTGCTCTGCGTCGGGGCGGCGCTGCTGCCCCTCGCCGTGGCCCGGCGGACCGCCGGGTGGCCCGGGGCTCGTTAGCCGCTGGGTCCGCCGCTGCTGCCGACCAGGAGTTGAGGTTCGTGGTCGTCGGGGAGCCTGTCGCGAACTGGCGCCGATCAAGATCGCCGGTCGGTGGGTGGGAGGCCTGCACGCCACGAACGCGGCCGGCCCTCTGAGCGCCCGGTAGCCCGGTTGCCCGGTTATCCGGTTTGGTGAGTCGCAAGAGCGCACGATTTTGGTCGTGCCAACGACCAAAATCGTACTTTCTTGCGGGTTGCCAGGTGAATCTGCGCCCTTATTGCCCCTCTTGAGGTGAATTGCTGGCGCTGTGCGGCGGTGCGGGATCCTCGATGGGGGGCTGTGCGGGTGGGGCCCGAGTGCTCGACCGGCGGCTACCGGCACCGACCCTGCGTCATGGTGGCGTCCCATCAGCCCATCAGCGGCCCAGGCGTGTTGGCGGAGTGCAGGCCCATGCCCGCACGGCCACGTGTTGGCTACGCTGGCGGACCAACCAGACCGGTAGCCCGGCCCTCACCGGTAGCCCGGCCCCCGACGGGGCCGGGCCCGGAGTCCCGGGTTGGTCAGCTGGTTGCGGTCACAGACTGGGCGACCCGGCTCAGGGTGAAGGTCAGCCCGAGGTCGGCCGACGATCCCTGGTGCCAACCGGCCGCGGCCGGCAGCTCCTGATCCCGCGGTGTCTCCAGGAACGCGGTGGCCAGGATCTCGTCCGCGACCGTCGCGCCGTGCTCGCGCAACGCCGTCTGGGTCTCCTCCCGGCCGGAGCTCCAGCGCAGCTCGATCCGGTCGGTGATCTCCAGCCCCGCGGCCCGGCGGGCGTCCTGCAGGACCCGCACCACGTCACGGGCCAGGCCAGCCCGGGCGAGCTCCGGGGTGATCGTCAGATCCAGTGCGACGGACAGACCCGACTCGCTGGTGACGGACCAGCCCTCCCGCGGCGTCTCGGTGATGATCAGTTCGTCGCCGCCGAGGTCGATGGCCTCACCGTCCACGGTCACCGTCAGCTGGCCGTCCACCGGCGCCCCGGCGGTGGTGACCGCCGCGGCCACCGCCTTGGTGCGACTGCCGAAGCGCCGCCCCAGTGCGCGGAAGTTGGGCTTCACGCTGATGTCGACCAGGTCCGAGGTCGCGGCCTCGACCGTGACAACGTTGAGCTCCTCGGAGATCTGGCCCCGCAGCTCGTCGGACAGGTCCTCGAAGGCGGACGAGCCGACCACCGCGCGCGGCAGCGGCTGGCGGGTCCGCACCCCGCTCGCCGCGCGGGCCGAGCGGCCGAGCTCGACGATCCTGCGCACCAGGTCCATCTGGTCGGAAAGGCCCGGTTCGACCAGGTCGGCTGGCAGCTGTGGCCAGGCCGCGAGGTGGACCGAGTCCGGTGCCCCCGGCAGGATGCCCGAGAACAGGCGCGACCACAGCCAGTCCGTCAGGAACGGGATGAACGGTGACATCACCCGGGTGAGTCCGTCGAGGCAGGTGTAGAGGGTGGCGAGCGCGTTCGGGTCACCGGCCCAGAACCGCCGCCGCGAGCGCCGGACGTACCAGTTGGACAGGTCGTCGACGAAGCGCGCGATGCGTCGCCCGGCCCGCAGCGAGTCGAAGTGCTCCAGGGCCTGGTCCACCTCGGCGACCGTGTCCGCGAGCTCGGACAACGCCCATCGGTCCAGCACCGGGCGCCGGGCCGGAACGTCGGCCGCCGACCCGGCGGCGGCCTCGGCCGGGTCGGCGGCCGTCGCCGCGGTGCCGGCCCCGTCCGCCGCCGTCGGACGCCAGTCGGCCGCGCCCGCGTAGAGGGCGAAGAACGACGCGGTGTTCCAGTAGGTGAGCAGGATCTTGCGGACGATGTCCTCGATGGCCTCGTGCCCGACCCGCCGGTCCGACCAGGGTGAGCCACCGGCCAGCATCAGCCACCGGACGGCGTCCGCCCCGTGCTGCTCGAACAGGTCGAACGGGTCGAGGACGTTGCCCAGATGCTTGCTCATCTTGCGGCCGTCGGCGTCCAGCAGCAGGCCCAGGCACAGCACCGTCTCGTAGGACGACCGGTCGAACACCAGGGTGCCGATCGCCATCAGCGTGTAGAACCAGCCGCGGGTCTGGTCGATGGCCTCGCAGATGTACTGGGCCGGGTAGTGCTGGGTGAACTCCTCGGCGTTGCGGTGCGGCGCGCCCCACTGGGCGAACGGCATCGCGCCGCTGTCGTACCAGACGTCGATGACCTCGGGGACCCGCCGCGCGGTGGCGTCACAGCTGGGGCACGGCACCGTGACGTCGTCGACGAACGGGCGGTGCGGGTCGAGCCCGGAGTGGTCCTCCCCGGCGAGCGCGGACAGCTCACCGAGCGAGCCCACACAGGTCAGATGGGACGGATCCACCTCGCACCGCCAGATCGGCAGCGGGGTGCCCCAGTACCGGTTGCGTGACAGCGCCCAGTCGACGTTGCCCCGCAGCCACTCCCCGTAGCGCCCGTCGCGGATCCGCCCGGGATGCCAGTCGGTCCGCGCGTTCTCGGCGAGCAGCCTGTCCCGCACCGCCGTCGTGCGGATGTACCAGGACGGCAGCGGGTAGTAGATCAGCGGGGTGTGGCAGCGCCAGCAGTGTGGGTAGCTGTGCGTGTACGTCAGCGCCCGCCACATCAGGCCCCGGGCGGTGAGGTCGGCGGACAGCGGCGCATCGGCGTCCTTGAAGAACAGGCCACCCACCAGCGGGACATCGGGCAGGAACCGGCCGTCCGGACCCACCGGGTTGACCACTCCCAGGCCGTTGGCACGGCACACCGCGAGGTCCTCGGAACCGAACGCGGGTGACTGGTGGACCAGCCCGGTGCCGTCCGTCGTCGTCACGTAGTCGGCGAGCACGACCGAATGCGGAGGGGCCGGCGCCGGCGAGCCCGCCGGTGCGGCGGCGACGACCTTCGCCGCCGCCTCCTCGAAGCGTGCCAGCTCGATCAGCTCGAACGGCCGCGCGTAGCGGGTGCCGGCGAGCTCGGTGCCGGAGAAACGGTCCAGGATCTCGGCGTCCTCACCGACCGCGGCGGCCAGCAGCGGCTCGGCGACCACCAGGAGATCACCGCTCGCTGCCCGGGCGAGCACGTAGGTGACCTCGGGGTTGGCGGCCACCGCGGTGTTGGAGACCAGTGTCCACGGCGTCGTCGTCCACACCAGCAGGTGCGCGCCGCGCCCGGCCAGGTCCCGCGGACCGTCCAGGATGGGGAAGCGGACGTACACCGACGGGTCCGCGGTGTCGCTGTAGCCCTGGGAGACCTCGTGGTCGGACAGCGGCGTCTCGTCGCGGGGGCAGTACGGGGTGACCCGGTAGTCCTCGACGAGCAGCCCCTTGTCGAAGATCTGCTTCAGCGACCACCAGACGCTCTCGATGTACTCGGTGTCCATCGTGCGGTAGGCGGTGTCCAGGTCGACCCAGTAGCCCATCCGCTCGGTCATCGCGGAGAAGTCCGCGACGTGGCGCAGGACGGACTCGCGGCACTTCGCGTTGAACTCGGCGATGCCGTAGTCCTCGATGTCGCCCTTGCTGGTGAACCCGAGCTCCTTCTCCACCGCGAGCTCGACGGGCAGGCCGTGGCAGTCCCAGCCGGCGCGGCGGGGTACGTGGTAGCCCTTCATGGTCCGGTAGCGCGGGAACAGGTCCTTGAACACCCGGGCTTCGACGTGATGGGCTCCGGGCCGGCCGTTGGCGGTCGGCGGGCCCTCGTAGAACATCCACAGCGGGCGGTCCGCACTGGCCTGCAGCGACCGATGGAAGACCTTGGTGTCCTTCCAGCGCTCCAGCGTCTCGCGTTCGAAGGCCGGGAGGTCGACCCGGGTGGGCAGGGTCCGGAACACGGGCGCGGGCGCCGTCGCGGGCACCGGCGGGTCGGACTCGGGCGTGTTGGCCGCGGGTACGTCGGGCGTAGCGGTCATGGTGGCGGTCTCCGTCGGCGGGTGGGGCTCTCCGGCGGAGGGACGACACCCCCCACGTCACTTCCCGCGGCGTCAGTCGCCCGCCGACAGGTGTGGTGGGGAGGTACCGCGGTACCACCCTCCTTGCGCGCCCGGGCCGGGCTGCCCTGACGGACAGCGGCGGGCGGCCACTCTTTGTCTGCCGCGGTGGCCGGATCTACTGGGGGCGGCTGCCCTGTTCTCCCGGCGGCTCAGGGGTGATCTTCGCGGCGCGCTGGCCACCGGGCTCGCACCGCCCCCGGCTCGCTGTGACTGCGCCCGCCGCTACTCGTCCCCGTCGACGCCTTTCCGCG is a genomic window containing:
- a CDS encoding YggS family pyridoxal phosphate enzyme; the protein is MSVVDPRRAEGLRSRLTVVRDRIVMAARAAGRDPEDLTLIAVSKTWPFEDVVALCSLGVRHFAENREQEAGPKVEAVRRVLATLPAPSAASGPGNAGAGDTPPTGRITLAGPPDGAWFPSRADGLTTLGSAVRVDVPVWHYVGQLQRNKARSVAGWAHCVQSVDRGRLAETLSRVATESGSTIAVCIQVSLDRVGDVAVPSGAPVDKAFPTRENSAASPPAAAERGGARPEDVPALADLVARAPGLVLAGVMAVAPRGVPPRPAFARLRVVSERLRCDFPEATMVSAGMSNDLEDAIAEGATHLRIGTALFGERHGVP
- a CDS encoding cell division protein SepF translates to MGLGRRAMVYLGLAEEDDDYLDDDYDDDGHDDAVRGAVREDRRTTVDPVPIDRSVRRIEAREEPVAMSRRPPVEHLRPSAPTPMRRVAPVEEPRPYRITTLQPRSYNEARQIGEEFRDGTPVIMNLTEMDDVDAKRLVDFAAGLIFGLRGAIEKVTNKVFLLSPHNVEVTETDKRRIREGGFYNQS
- a CDS encoding YggT family protein, with product MLTAYLLLLIVRWVLDLVRALSRSFRPTGPLVLVFEIVYTATDPPLRFIRRFLPPLRVGSVALDLGFLLLLVVIMVLRSYAQEL
- a CDS encoding DivIVA domain-containing protein, producing MALTPQDVQNKVFSPTRFRTGYNEDEVDTFLDEVEAELTRLLDESSDLRRQLDEARRSGGGGPGVPAHLIEENQQLRRQLEETRRHLGQAQAQVAQASRERQAPVGPPGGPVGPGGQAGPVGGQQAGPPVPGGPTAVMPALVGGGGQPPVRPGAPGAPGQTDADIEQRVARTLVLAQRTADEALREARAESERARREARADADRIIGEARAHVAEQLGGLEDDKRRLESQVEQLRAFEREYRTRLRAYLEMQLRDLDGMPTQPAVGPGGPSRPGLNPGQSAPTPVPANVGMQNTGPGQPAQHLAAPAFQTGPPIGAGALAREANGHNGRPDLDPGRREAAGMQEF
- the ileS gene encoding isoleucine--tRNA ligase, with product MTATPDVPAANTPESDPPVPATAPAPVFRTLPTRVDLPAFERETLERWKDTKVFHRSLQASADRPLWMFYEGPPTANGRPGAHHVEARVFKDLFPRYRTMKGYHVPRRAGWDCHGLPVELAVEKELGFTSKGDIEDYGIAEFNAKCRESVLRHVADFSAMTERMGYWVDLDTAYRTMDTEYIESVWWSLKQIFDKGLLVEDYRVTPYCPRDETPLSDHEVSQGYSDTADPSVYVRFPILDGPRDLAGRGAHLLVWTTTPWTLVSNTAVAANPEVTYVLARAASGDLLVVAEPLLAAAVGEDAEILDRFSGTELAGTRYARPFELIELARFEEAAAKVVAAAPAGSPAPAPPHSVVLADYVTTTDGTGLVHQSPAFGSEDLAVCRANGLGVVNPVGPDGRFLPDVPLVGGLFFKDADAPLSADLTARGLMWRALTYTHSYPHCWRCHTPLIYYPLPSWYIRTTAVRDRLLAENARTDWHPGRIRDGRYGEWLRGNVDWALSRNRYWGTPLPIWRCEVDPSHLTCVGSLGELSALAGEDHSGLDPHRPFVDDVTVPCPSCDATARRVPEVIDVWYDSGAMPFAQWGAPHRNAEEFTQHYPAQYICEAIDQTRGWFYTLMAIGTLVFDRSSYETVLCLGLLLDADGRKMSKHLGNVLDPFDLFEQHGADAVRWLMLAGGSPWSDRRVGHEAIEDIVRKILLTYWNTASFFALYAGAADWRPTAADGAGTAATAADPAEAAAGSAADVPARRPVLDRWALSELADTVAEVDQALEHFDSLRAGRRIARFVDDLSNWYVRRSRRRFWAGDPNALATLYTCLDGLTRVMSPFIPFLTDWLWSRLFSGILPGAPDSVHLAAWPQLPADLVEPGLSDQMDLVRRIVELGRSARAASGVRTRQPLPRAVVGSSAFEDLSDELRGQISEELNVVTVEAATSDLVDISVKPNFRALGRRFGSRTKAVAAAVTTAGAPVDGQLTVTVDGEAIDLGGDELIITETPREGWSVTSESGLSVALDLTITPELARAGLARDVVRVLQDARRAAGLEITDRIELRWSSGREETQTALREHGATVADEILATAFLETPRDQELPAAAGWHQGSSADLGLTFTLSRVAQSVTATS